Genomic window (Drosophila sulfurigaster albostrigata strain 15112-1811.04 chromosome 2R, ASM2355843v2, whole genome shotgun sequence):
CGATGGAGGCGGAGGCAGGATTCGCAGAGTTGCTAGCGGAGTTCTTGCTGCGCGTGAAGGTGCGACGCGTGGGCTTGGCTGGCGGTGCGGTGACAATGGACGAAGAGGTGGACGCTGTGCTGCTGACTACAGGAGGCGCTACGTTGGGCAAACGCGGCGCCACCGGACGATGTGTGGCTGCCAGCTGTTTGACTGCTGCTGAGCTGGCCTGCGACGGTTCTGAGGCATCCGAGGTGGATGCATGGCGTGAGCTGCGCGGCTTGGGCAGTGCGAGTAGCATGTAGCTGCAGTAGATGTCATCGAAAGCTTGCGTCCGCAGCGAGTTGAGCACATCGCGTCGCTTGTAGCCCATGCCCAGCAGTTGCTCGATGCGCAGCGGATCCTGCAGATCCAGCGGACGCTCCTGGAACGGACGCAGACGATCCGTGTCCTCGTAGCCCAGATTGAGCCACTTGTCAGCCATGACAGCGTTGAGCGTGGTTCGCTTGCCCGGATTAAGCACCAGAAACTTGCGCATCAGATTCTCGCAGTCCATGGAGATGTAATACGGTACTCGGTACTTGCCACGCAGCACATGTTCACGCAGTTCCTTCAATGTGCCACCATCAAAGGGTAACGAACCGCTGACTAACGTGTAGAGCACCACGCCTAGTGACCAGGCATCCACCTCGGGACCCGCATACTTGCGACCCATAAACAGTTCGGGAGCTGCGTAGGGGGGACTGCCGCAAAACGTCTCAAGTTGAGCGTTGGGATTGAAGGTGTTGCCGAAGCCAAAGTCGGCAATCTTGATGTTCATGTGCTGATCGAGCAACAGATTCTCGGCCTTGAGATCGCGATGCACAACAAACTTGCTGTGGCAATATTGTATAGCAGAAACCAACTGGCGAAACAGGACGCGGGCATCGCGCTCGCGAATGCGACCGTTCTTCACCAAATGATCGAAGAGCTCGCCGCGACTCGCGTATTCCATGATCAGATAGAGCGTGCGCTCCGATTCGATCACCTGGAAGAGTCGCACAATATTCGGATGATCCAGAAGCTTCATGATGCGCACTTCGCGATAAAGCTTCTGCCTCGCTGTCGCGTTCAATTCCGTCTTGTCTATCACCTTGATGGCCACCTCGCGACCCGTGGGCATGTGGATGGCCAGCTTGACCTTTGCAAAGTTACCCTTGCCCAGCGTCCGTATGATCTTGTAGacgccattgccattgccattcaCATACGATTGTAGCTTGAGATCGGAACCGTTGTTCATCCCATCGGCGGCAGCATCGTCGACTGTGGTGGAATCACTTAAGCGAACCGTTGCGTTGCTTGGAGTCGCTGGCACCGCTTTGGCACCGCTCGACACTGCTCCAGaaacttttgttgctgtcgatgttgctgttgttgttgctgtgattgtgactgctgctgcggtGGCTGCTGCGGTGATGCCACCTGTAAGCTGATAGCAGTTCTCCTTTTCAGATGTTTTCAATGTTTTGGGTGCTTTCTCGTcaactgctgccgctgctgcttttattttagCCACACTCTCATCTGCCAAACCGAATTCTACAATTTCTAAATGTTTATCCGCCGACATTCTAAGCTACAAAAATTTCGTCAACTTGTCAAAGCACAAAAGTCAAAGCTAACAAGATCGCACAAGCAGCAGAAGGCAGAAGTTCAGTTCCAAGTTGAGGAGGAGGGTTCACTTAAGCTCCTTGCGCATGTCAAGCACGCGCCTTGCATAGTTTTAGTTCggtttttttgttcttctttttttgtttgtggtaCCGCGTCCTTTATTGAGCTGCAATTGTTGACTCGACAGCTCGACACATCTGCTCTTTTTCAACACCCTCAGGGGACGTCGGTTCTCGGTGTGTAAGCTTTAAGATAAGAACGAAGCACACAGGGTTCGTGGCACGTGGTTCGTGATCCGACTCCAACCCTTAGCAGTTCATCTGGCGGTGCTGGCAACGCATGACTGATAAAGCAGCAACACGTCCTCGTCCCCGTACTCTTTCTCGTCCTTACAGGATCGCCCTTTTAGGCGAGCATTTCAGCTGCGCTTCTTCTTTCGAATTTTCAACCCCCTTCGAAGTCGAGTGTTTACTCCTGCAGTCTTCCTTTTCCCCCTTATAGACGATAGCGTTGCTCGTGCGATCGTGTGTTCCGTGGTTCGCTTTTGGTGTCACATTTAATATCAAGTTGAGTTCCGACAACATCCAAATGTCAACAAATGCCTGTAAAGATACCATAAGAAGGAATTTAATAACACGCGTCACCACTGTCAATTAATCATTCATAATGCTAACAAATTGATCATCGAACGTCAGTACAATTTCATGAATCCTTTTCATcctttaatatatttacttcACACCCAACTcgtttattttgaaaatagttttgaaTTACTGAACTACATGTTTTCAATCTTAtgtgcaatatattttaaatatctgAATTTGATCTTACTTTAAAgagattaaatttaaattttataatttttgaaaaaaatatttttttcaatagtaatttactttatttcttcaatatttatatgcgagtttattcaaaattatcaATAGAAtatttcttcttcattttgaaagcataaattgtttttgcgtCTGCAATTCTTGCAACTTATATCCCTTCAAAAAACCATAAATAGTACAAGTAACTTGAAAAATCTTAGCAAGAGAACATATTCAAATCTAAGATTTTAGTTCAATTGTCAACTATTAATATcaattctaaaattaaaatcaatttaaacaaaattccGTATTACTCGTAcatgattttttgtaaattaaaatctgCGATCACTGCATGCGTCAATAATTGCTTTTGCACCACTGTGCTCACATCACCGCAGTGGGCTCAATATGTAATTTGCTTTCGTTTCTCGACGGGCCATTAACTATCGTCCCTCATGTCGTCCTTATCCTTATGCAGTTAACCATGCATACATCCATACAAGCGAATGAATGCTTCGCATATTTATCGTTCTTTCGGCATTTCTTAATTCCCTCTTGTTTTGCACTTACATTTCGCCAGCATACGCATCCTACAATATCCTGCGATCTGCAGCTACCTACCCGAACACCCGAAACTACCCTAATAACTACCTacctaacaacaacaaaaacaaaatgaaaagagagaagtacaaaaaaaaaaagaaattaacaactacaacaaaggAATTGGGAACTGGTCCTTAATCtggcttttcttttctcttgaATATTCGCCCCGTGCGACGTGTAACAATTTCTCGTTTCTCGTTTCTCATTTCTCGCATCTCGCTTTGAACTCGCCACATGTGGCTGTGTGGCCTGCCAGTGTCCTTGATCCTgcttacttgttgttgttgttgtcgttgtcgacgttttttgttgcttgcaacattttcTCTCGTATTTTGCCATCGTCATTCTCTTTGCCTCCGCCTCAGcctcagtttcaatttcagcCGC
Coding sequences:
- the LOC133836874 gene encoding MAP/microtubule affinity-regulating kinase 3 → MSADKHLEIVEFGLADESVAKIKAAAAAVDEKAPKTLKTSEKENCYQLTGGITAAATAAAVTITATTTATSTATKVSGAVSSGAKAVPATPSNATVRLSDSTTVDDAAADGMNNGSDLKLQSYVNGNGNGVYKIIRTLGKGNFAKVKLAIHMPTGREVAIKVIDKTELNATARQKLYREVRIMKLLDHPNIVRLFQVIESERTLYLIMEYASRGELFDHLVKNGRIRERDARVLFRQLVSAIQYCHSKFVVHRDLKAENLLLDQHMNIKIADFGFGNTFNPNAQLETFCGSPPYAAPELFMGRKYAGPEVDAWSLGVVLYTLVSGSLPFDGGTLKELREHVLRGKYRVPYYISMDCENLMRKFLVLNPGKRTTLNAVMADKWLNLGYEDTDRLRPFQERPLDLQDPLRIEQLLGMGYKRRDVLNSLRTQAFDDIYCSYMLLALPKPRSSRHASTSDASEPSQASSAAVKQLAATHRPVAPRLPNVAPPVVSSTASTSSSIVTAPPAKPTRRTFTRSKNSASNSANPASASIASTRSPQTPHSKRSSSAASSNGNAVDVKPTLLSAQRQLAQTQKMANSPQRYFYQGSSARRPTTLYEKGGRRFTYAQHAGNTVDHECSPAQVTHVGATSAGAGCGDGHCSKAVAGQPEKPSEKHFTRSNVARATFHFGQGRSGKHGRSAASEDDGYQAMAPPLSADDTKPASRVGFFSKLTARFGRRVIQLNEKETCEQRKNLTK